TGGGCGAAGGACAAACTGACGACCGCAGTTGCGGCATTTGTGGTTTTGCTTGCCATTGTGAATCTTGCCGTTCTTCACCACTTGAGTGGACTGGCAGGATGGGCATCGTACTGTATCAGAAGACATCTGAATATTCCCATAAGGAGTTCAACTATCTGATACGACGTGGAGATGGACAAAAGTATCCTTACTTCTGGAGCAGTACCCCATCGCGATGATCAATTACGCCTAAACGGTCTTGTCTAAGCCCGCATCATAGACTTGGTTGGGAGTTTGATAATCCAATGACTGATGCAAT
This DNA window, taken from Romeriopsis navalis LEGE 11480, encodes the following:
- a CDS encoding IS1/IS1595 family N-terminal zinc-binding domain-containing protein, whose product is MSSDTVRCPSCQSTQVVKNGKIHNGKQNHKCRNCGRQFVLRP